A section of the Humulus lupulus chromosome 2, drHumLupu1.1, whole genome shotgun sequence genome encodes:
- the LOC133815235 gene encoding FHA domain-containing protein At4g14490-like produces the protein MVNMLPTPGSLKLNVDVALNLENGLIGFGAIEKDGRASGVTNRGRRGKVAKEKEKEVECALGVENAEAVDVVEVVEKPRRGRKPRVLKSVVEEKEKEEQEHEEKMGQLRQVRTRRTRSSKKEENAMSCSVVEKIPENSDVEGEQIKVGNKKTTRAGGGTRRRKNSPQKSPDCVEVIDLKDELIMSVHECEKAVSELGVEEVCEKVVGEHRVEEVGAGELCVEEIGEKEDHGRDACGISGEEKKDSASGSKEKLGESGKELDLEKMTLGEWFDYLEIALSKQIIEASEEMIKGMRLKAERVHNYMAEHKNEKAKVPVGKS, from the coding sequence GAGAAGGATGGCAGAGCTTCTGGTGTGACTAATCGGGGTAGGAGAGGTAAGGTTGCGAAGGAAAAGGAGAAGGAAGTGGAATGTGCTTTGGGGGTGGAGAATGCAGAAGCGGTGGATGTAGTTGAGGTGGTTGAGAAACCAAGGCGGGGGAGGAAACCTAGGGTTTTGAAGAGTGTGGTtgaggagaaggagaaggaggagcAAGAGCATGAAGAGAAAATGGGGCAGCTGCGGCAAGTGAGAACGAGGCGAACTCGGAGCTCCAAAAAGGAGGAAAATGCAATGTCTTGTTCAGTTGTTGAGAAAATTCCAGAGAATTCTGATGTAGAAGGTGAACAAATTAAGGTTGGCAATAAGAAGACTACTCGTGCCGGCGGTGGCACAAGGAGGAGGAAGAATTCACCACAGAAGTCGCCTGATTGTGTAGAAGTCATTGATCTTAAGGATGAGTTGATTATGAGTGTACATGAGTGTGAAAAGGCAGTCAGCGAGCTTGGTGTCGAAGAAGTTTGTGAAAAGGTCGTCGGGGAGCATCGTGTTGAAGAAGTTGGCGCTGGTGAGCTTTGTGTTGAAGAAATTGGTGAAAAGGAGGATCATGGCAGAGATGCGTGTGGCATCAGTGGAGAGGAAAAAAAGGATAGTGCTTCTGGTTCTAAAGAGAAGTTGGGTGAATCTGGAAAGGAGCTGGATTTGGAGAAGATGACACTTGGAGAGTGGTTTGATTATTTGGAGATTGCTTTGTCGAAACAGATAATTGAAGCAAGTGAGGAGATGATCAAGGGTATGAGACTGAAAGCCGAAAGGGTTCACAATTACATGGCAGAGCATAAGAATGAGAAGGCCAAAGTGCCTGTAGGCAAGAGTTAG